A genomic segment from Luteolibacter ambystomatis encodes:
- the ftsA gene encoding cell division protein FtsA: MPRTKIHVGLEIGTSKTCMVVGEVKSDGAVKILGVGMTKSAGVRKGEIYDFPQARACVKDALVKAEDASDVEIGSVFLSVTGSHIVGENNLGTFRLPEGEQQVAPEHVEEAKDIAREVHIPSDHVYLHSIVRQFRLDGLEQATSPVGLFGRTVEADFHVIHGIGTRIQNSIKCVREMPLDVDDVVFAPIAVAQVALSREDRERGALVIDIGGGTTDYALYLGGSIAASGSIPVGGDHITNDIHLVTGLPFTKAESLKIKEGDASADPARSVGSVKVTDDKGFAEAEVRRQVLNEVIRQRLEETLRLVKRRLPEGSVERIGTGIFLSGGTSLMRGFGELAFDVFGRDIYRPEPPEVSGIQSSFKDPQYTTALGLIRYAQVLDAERVAAPGFLGRIGRALWPFGR, translated from the coding sequence ATGCCTCGCACGAAAATCCACGTCGGACTCGAAATCGGAACCAGCAAGACCTGCATGGTCGTCGGCGAGGTGAAGTCCGACGGCGCGGTGAAAATCCTCGGTGTGGGCATGACCAAGTCCGCGGGAGTGCGGAAGGGTGAGATCTACGATTTTCCCCAAGCCCGAGCCTGCGTGAAGGACGCGCTGGTGAAGGCGGAGGACGCCAGCGATGTCGAGATTGGCAGCGTGTTCCTGTCTGTCACCGGTTCCCACATCGTGGGCGAAAACAATCTTGGCACCTTCCGCCTGCCGGAGGGTGAGCAGCAGGTCGCGCCGGAACACGTTGAGGAGGCGAAGGACATCGCCCGTGAGGTCCACATCCCGTCCGATCACGTCTATCTCCACAGCATTGTCCGCCAGTTCCGCCTCGATGGGCTGGAGCAGGCGACCAGTCCGGTGGGCCTTTTCGGCCGCACCGTGGAAGCGGATTTCCATGTCATCCACGGCATCGGCACCCGCATCCAAAACAGCATCAAGTGTGTGCGAGAGATGCCGCTGGATGTCGATGACGTCGTCTTCGCCCCGATTGCGGTGGCCCAGGTGGCTCTTTCCCGCGAGGACCGCGAGCGTGGCGCGCTGGTGATCGACATCGGCGGCGGCACGACCGACTACGCTCTCTATCTCGGCGGCTCGATCGCTGCATCCGGCTCCATTCCGGTGGGCGGCGACCATATCACCAATGACATCCACCTCGTGACCGGCCTGCCGTTCACCAAGGCGGAGAGTCTCAAGATCAAGGAAGGCGATGCCTCCGCCGATCCGGCCCGCTCGGTGGGTTCGGTGAAAGTGACGGACGACAAGGGCTTCGCCGAAGCCGAGGTCCGCCGCCAGGTGCTCAATGAGGTGATCCGCCAGCGTCTGGAGGAAACCCTGCGGCTGGTGAAGCGTCGTTTGCCCGAGGGCTCCGTCGAGCGCATCGGCACCGGTATTTTCCTCTCCGGCGGCACCAGCCTGATGCGTGGATTCGGCGAGCTGGCCTTCGATGTGTTCGGTCGCGATATCTACCGCCCGGAGCCCCCGGAAGTCAGTGGCATCCAGTCCAGCTTCAAGGACCCGCAGTATACGACCGCCCTCGGCCTCATTCGTTATGCCCAGGTGCTGGACGCGG